A genomic segment from Saprospiraceae bacterium encodes:
- a CDS encoding serine hydrolase — protein sequence MRCRLTALLLLLLVFSCQHEKENPDLIPFVNLESSSIDSLLQVMTLEQKLGQLLLWEVDTFSVSTQKAIVEEVSANLIGGLLLNHLAIDTFLFWRDSLNQRAMDGLWVATKEQLLINNQFANATELPSSASIQQVKGDSLQRHLEQLFIEQATQLGINWAPLVYHPSPSNLSSTIRKLKGLSEQQILSPLCHLPGSSFHLQADAIEIDEAVLTTFKSLHQLGLPAVFLDTIFFSQLRIPPALLQALFRQQLAFNGLLFGDFGSGDGLTDLIAAGVDVFWVNDKTPAEVRAALKTAIESGLLTMDAVDEKVKRVLKAKNWQRREPSPARLATIQSHEASIIKMPLFEGRAEEVDTTTTSHFPTPSPNDYLQHVFWEYWREKVYMEAISVLGHAKDLLPFTDLYQRNFNIIHVGPSRLSTFDKTIGQYAGYTVQQLAALENNLPALPALGKNRTYILTIEGNHFDPARDTTFLSSLADLEKNNKVALVYYGEPAGLAAFDTLMAIIQVPDLNKITEKLTAELLFGAIPAKGHLPTTVNAFFKEGDGIQIPAVRLQYSSPESVGILPEKLVGIDAIANTAIEEGIIPGCQVLVAKSGKVIYQKSFGYHTFDKRRAVGRADLYDIASVTKVVGTTLAAMRLFDQGKFKLNSQLSELGVVGKDATLNKVTVKRILTHESGLQPFMPVIPYMLYRDAGNAECDSFFCRTPSAEYNIQLADSFYFKGAYIDTIWAAVEQLPLKKVGRFRYSDVNFMLMQRLVEKLSGKPLDEYLNEEFYHPLGLQHITYKPLDQFKLNQIVPTEQDERWRQRLVHGYVHDETAAIFGGVAGHAGLFANANDLAVIAQLLLNKGSYGGRQFILPRTVEQFTKAQSGTHRGLGFDTANPKSSSAFSHVVPSTTYGHTGFTGTCIWIDPENDLVYIFLSNRLHPSARNKAFLRKKIRERIQEVVYDALNTEHSSWPEAATLANQGSEDKGLEDK from the coding sequence CTGGCCATTGACACCTTTTTGTTTTGGAGGGACTCGCTCAATCAACGGGCAATGGACGGCTTGTGGGTAGCGACGAAAGAACAACTATTAATCAATAATCAATTTGCAAACGCTACAGAATTACCCAGCAGCGCAAGTATCCAACAAGTTAAAGGCGATAGTTTACAACGTCACCTGGAACAATTATTCATTGAGCAAGCTACCCAATTAGGGATCAATTGGGCGCCCTTGGTGTATCACCCTTCTCCTTCAAATTTAAGTTCGACCATCAGAAAGCTAAAAGGTTTGAGTGAACAGCAAATTCTGAGCCCGCTTTGCCATTTGCCAGGGAGCAGTTTTCATCTTCAAGCAGATGCTATCGAAATAGATGAGGCCGTTTTAACCACCTTTAAATCGCTGCATCAATTGGGTTTGCCAGCGGTATTCCTAGATACTATCTTTTTTTCTCAATTGCGTATTCCTCCTGCTTTGCTACAAGCTTTGTTTCGGCAGCAACTGGCCTTCAATGGCCTGTTATTTGGCGATTTTGGTAGCGGGGATGGATTGACGGACTTGATTGCGGCGGGGGTAGATGTGTTTTGGGTGAATGACAAAACGCCTGCTGAGGTAAGGGCTGCACTTAAGACTGCCATCGAATCTGGCCTGTTAACCATGGACGCGGTCGACGAAAAGGTGAAAAGGGTACTAAAAGCCAAAAACTGGCAAAGAAGGGAACCGAGTCCTGCACGGTTGGCGACGATCCAATCGCATGAAGCTTCTATTATTAAAATGCCGCTTTTTGAGGGGAGGGCGGAAGAGGTAGACACGACAACTACATCCCATTTTCCCACCCCGTCTCCTAATGATTATTTGCAGCACGTTTTTTGGGAATATTGGCGGGAGAAGGTTTACATGGAGGCCATCAGTGTACTTGGCCATGCTAAAGATTTACTGCCCTTTACGGACCTTTATCAACGAAATTTTAATATTATCCATGTTGGACCATCCCGGCTAAGTACTTTTGACAAGACCATTGGTCAATATGCAGGCTATACGGTACAACAATTAGCAGCATTAGAGAATAACTTGCCGGCGCTACCTGCCCTCGGTAAAAACAGAACTTATATCCTAACTATAGAGGGAAACCACTTTGACCCTGCGCGAGATACAACGTTTCTTTCCTCCCTTGCTGATTTAGAAAAAAACAATAAAGTGGCCTTGGTTTATTATGGCGAACCGGCAGGCTTAGCTGCTTTTGATACGCTAATGGCGATCATCCAGGTACCAGACTTAAATAAGATCACAGAGAAGCTGACTGCCGAACTATTGTTTGGTGCAATTCCTGCCAAAGGCCATTTACCCACGACCGTCAATGCTTTCTTCAAGGAGGGTGATGGTATACAAATACCAGCCGTGCGCCTGCAATACAGTTCCCCAGAAAGTGTAGGCATCTTGCCCGAAAAACTGGTGGGTATTGACGCTATTGCCAATACGGCGATTGAGGAAGGCATTATTCCGGGATGCCAGGTGCTGGTCGCCAAATCAGGGAAGGTGATTTACCAAAAGTCCTTTGGCTATCACACCTTTGATAAACGCAGAGCGGTAGGGCGTGCTGATTTATATGATATTGCTTCTGTTACTAAAGTAGTCGGGACGACCCTGGCTGCTATGCGCTTATTTGACCAAGGGAAATTCAAGTTGAATAGCCAATTGAGTGAGTTGGGGGTTGTCGGCAAAGACGCTACTTTGAACAAGGTAACTGTCAAGCGGATTTTGACCCATGAGTCTGGTTTACAGCCTTTTATGCCTGTGATTCCCTATATGCTTTATCGGGATGCGGGCAATGCTGAATGCGATAGCTTTTTCTGCCGTACACCCTCTGCGGAATACAACATACAGTTGGCGGATAGTTTCTATTTTAAAGGAGCCTATATTGATACCATCTGGGCTGCTGTTGAGCAATTACCCCTTAAAAAGGTGGGGCGTTTTCGCTATAGCGATGTCAATTTTATGCTCATGCAGCGTTTGGTGGAAAAGCTGTCAGGGAAACCCTTGGATGAATATTTAAATGAGGAATTTTATCATCCTTTGGGATTGCAACACATTACTTACAAGCCATTAGACCAATTTAAATTAAATCAAATTGTTCCAACAGAACAGGATGAACGCTGGCGCCAACGTTTGGTTCATGGCTATGTACATGACGAAACGGCCGCTATCTTTGGCGGAGTGGCCGGCCATGCTGGCCTCTTCGCGAATGCCAATGACCTGGCCGTAATTGCCCAATTATTATTGAATAAAGGTAGCTATGGTGGTCGACAATTTATCCTTCCACGCACCGTTGAACAGTTTACCAAAGCACAGTCTGGTACCCACCGGGGATTGGGCTTTGATACCGCTAACCCCAAGAGTAGCTCTGCCTTTAGCCATGTGGTACCCTCGACAACCTATGGGCATACCGGTTTTACCGGCACCTGCATCTGGATAGACCCTGAAAATGATTTGGTTTATATCTTTCTTTCTAACAGGCTCCATCCTTCCGCTAGAAACAAGGCCTTTTTGCGCAAAAAAATTCGGGAGCGAATCCAGGAAGTAGTCTACGATGCCCTCAACACCGAACATAGTTCCTGGCCGGAGGCTGCTACTTTAGCCAATCAGGGGTCTGAGGATAAAGGGCTTGAAGATAAATAA